The following proteins are encoded in a genomic region of Notolabrus celidotus isolate fNotCel1 chromosome 19, fNotCel1.pri, whole genome shotgun sequence:
- the LOC117831162 gene encoding platelet glycoprotein Ib alpha chain-like produces the protein MKLLTIALVIVLLTTASARPKRRRWHQKADIRDKDQRQGWLDKYKWLSWLCNKNSSHEGSSSDESQESSESSEESSEEVQIPDQTTPFMPTTSSTPTTTPDRSTLSPTPGNVTTNRPTAAPPTTTTTAVVITSPGGVTPNVTQRFPTAAPITDNRGDN, from the exons ATGAAGCTTCTTACAATCGCCCTCGTCATCGTCCTTCTTACAACAGCCTCTGCTAGGCCT AAGCGTCGGCGTTGGCATCAAAAGGCTGACATCAGGGACAAGGACCAGAGACAGGGATGGCTGGATAAATACAAGTGGTTGTCTTGGTTGTGTAATAAAAATTCTAGCCATGAAGGCTCTTCCTCTGATGAGTCGCAGGAATCCAGTGAATCCTCTGAAGAGTCATCGGAGGAAGTTCAAATACCCGATCAGACCACCCCGTTCATGCCCACCACGTCGTCCACGCCCACCACTACACCAGACAGGAGCACCCTCTCCCCCACACCGGGGAACGTAACCACAAACCGGCCAACTGCTGCGCCCcccacaacaacaaccacagctgttGTGATCACTTCTCCTGGCGGTGTGACCCCAAATGTTACACAGAGGTTTCCCACGGCAGCTCCCATCACAGACAACAGAGGGGACAACTGA
- the spp1 gene encoding osteopontin: MKVAVIFVLLFATVLCRPARKVSVSSSESSEEVVRRPAAQPIRKQAAVVPQARAASVQNVVAAAAASSDESLDGSDEDEQQIAFQAVVEAKSDISATASTDTASTDTASVDSKDSEDSDDDDDDDDDETEENDTDEDESSDSSESGESSTTVPSTLTPVIITEEPVPETTEAPIEPTIVTDADARGDSLGGYPSDYKTIIYVEDKSYHKVPAPYKSYEYVNTGKKMAYDMTEGNDVEKSLQVYKAIHVHADLLEEDTSTPEVESQGLDASSGISQDQAVEPRQAPLPEEDSASASDATTSESESSSTPEEEEEAEESSSTASDSASTSQESEDEESQSSEEATATPGAADSDSDENDSIEGDSDEEGAGPDITTDVPVVITAK; encoded by the exons ATGAAAGTGGCTGTTATTTTCGTTCTCCTCTTCGCCACAGTCCTCTGCAGGCCG GCGAGAAAAGTCTCTGTCAGCAGTTCAGAGAGCTCAGAGGAAGTG GTGAGACGACCTGCAGCTCAACCCATCAGGAAACAGGCAGCAGTCGTTCCACAGGCCCGTGCGGCTAGTGTACAG AATGTCGTagcagctgctgctgccagcTCAGACGAGAGCTTAGATGGTTCAGATGAAGATGAG CAGCAGATAGCATTCCAGGCCGTAGTTGAAGCCAAGTCAGACATCTCAGCCACAGCTTCAACAGACACAGCTTCAACAGACACAGCCTCTGTCGACAGCAAGGACAGTGaagacagtgatgatgatgatgacgatgatgatgatgagacaGAGGAAAAC GATACCGATGAGGACGAGTCCAGCGACAGCTCAGAGTCAGGCGAGTCCTCCACCACCGTTCCCTCCACCCTCACCCCTGTGATCATCACAGAGGAACCCGTACCTGAAACCACCGAAGCACCAATTGAACCCACCATCGTCACAGACGCAGACGCCCGTGGTGACAGCCTGGGTGGATACCCCAGTGATTACAAGACCATTATCTATGTGGAGGACAAATCCTACCACAAGGTTCCTGCTCCTTACAAGTCCTACGAGTATGTGAACACCGGAAAGAAGATGGCCTACGACATGACAGAGGGCAATGATGTGGAGAAGTCACTGCAAGTGTACAAG GCAATCCACGTCCACGCTGATCTCCTGGAGGAGGACACCAGCACCCCTGAGGTAGAGAGCCAGGGCCTGGATGCATCCTCTGGTATCTCTCAGGACCAGGCAGTTGAACCCCGCCAGGCTCCCCTTCCAGAGGAGGACAGTGCAAGTGCCAGCGATGCCACCACCAGCGAGAGCGAGAGCTCCAGCActccagaggaagaagaagaggcggAGGAGAGCTCGAGCACCGCCAGCGACAGTGCCAGCACCAGCCAGgagtcagaggatgaggagagcCAGAGCAGTGAGGAGGCCACCGCTACACCTGGAGCCGCTGACAGCGACTCAGATGAGAACGACAGCATTGAGGGTGACTCCGATGAGGAGGGGGCAGGACCTGACATCACCACCGATGTGCCGGTGGTCATCACTGCCAAATAA